Proteins encoded in a region of the Streptomyces sp. NBC_00310 genome:
- a CDS encoding DUF4166 domain-containing protein yields MDVTTPTASSPTTAPASIFRTVMGADFDRLHPELRRRFSVGLASGEACTGRGVMDRVWHGRGLVKPFLALGGTRNILVPREGRNVPFTIENVPYVDGHGRETVTFVRTFDLPGRARRFDAQMVLSPKGDRVLDYLGTHQHLASDLHFSAEADGSLLIRSGEHRFREGPVDVRVPELIGGEAEVRERFDERTGRFRIRVRVVNRYVGPLFGYEGSFAATYDDVRVCGVRPGLRPVREEARA; encoded by the coding sequence ATGGACGTGACGACCCCGACGGCCTCGTCTCCGACGACCGCTCCGGCCTCGATCTTCCGTACGGTCATGGGGGCGGACTTCGACCGGCTCCACCCCGAACTGCGCCGCCGCTTCTCGGTCGGCCTGGCGAGCGGCGAGGCCTGCACCGGCCGGGGGGTGATGGACCGTGTCTGGCACGGGCGGGGCTTGGTGAAGCCGTTCCTCGCGCTCGGCGGCACCCGCAACATCCTCGTCCCGCGCGAGGGGCGGAACGTCCCCTTCACCATCGAGAACGTGCCGTACGTCGACGGCCACGGCCGTGAGACGGTGACCTTCGTGCGTACCTTCGACCTGCCCGGCCGGGCCCGCCGGTTCGACGCCCAGATGGTGCTGAGCCCCAAGGGCGACCGCGTCCTCGACTACCTCGGCACCCACCAACACCTCGCCAGCGACCTGCACTTCAGCGCGGAGGCCGACGGGTCGCTGCTGATCCGCTCCGGCGAGCACCGCTTCCGGGAGGGGCCGGTCGACGTCCGCGTCCCCGAACTCATCGGCGGTGAGGCGGAGGTGCGGGAGCGGTTCGACGAGCGGACCGGACGCTTCCGCATCCGCGTGCGGGTGGTGAACCGGTACGTCGGGCCGCTCTTCGGCTACGAGGGCTCCTTCGCCGCGACCTACGACGACGTCCGGGTGTGCGGGGTCCGGCCCGGTCTGCGGCCGGTCCGCGAGGAGGCGCGGGCGTGA
- a CDS encoding TetR/AcrR family transcriptional regulator has product MSEATRAKLLEGALRTLVEQGIAKTSARTIAATAGVNQALVFYHFGSVDELLAAACRYGAERRVARHRERLATIGSLAELLAFGREMHEEERAEGHVAVLGQLLAGAQTHPRLAPATAAGLDLWIAEVEGVLRRVLATSPLGEFADAGGLARAVAASFVGLELYEGVDPEGAGAALAALEQLTALAAALDSLGPVAQRAVRHHLRKTAGR; this is encoded by the coding sequence GTGAGCGAGGCGACCAGGGCGAAGCTGCTGGAGGGCGCGCTGCGGACCCTCGTCGAGCAGGGGATCGCCAAGACGTCCGCCCGCACGATCGCCGCGACCGCCGGGGTGAACCAGGCGCTCGTCTTCTACCACTTCGGATCCGTGGACGAACTCCTCGCGGCGGCGTGCCGGTACGGGGCGGAGCGGCGCGTCGCCCGCCACCGGGAGCGGCTGGCGACGATCGGCTCCCTCGCGGAGCTGCTGGCCTTCGGGCGGGAGATGCACGAGGAGGAGCGCGCGGAGGGGCATGTGGCCGTTCTGGGGCAGCTCCTCGCGGGGGCGCAGACCCATCCCAGGCTGGCGCCGGCTACCGCGGCGGGGCTGGATCTGTGGATCGCGGAGGTCGAGGGGGTGCTGCGGCGGGTCCTGGCGACATCGCCACTCGGGGAGTTCGCCGACGCGGGAGGGCTGGCCCGGGCCGTCGCCGCGTCCTTCGTGGGGCTGGAGCTGTACGAGGGGGTCGATCCGGAGGGGGCGGGCGCGGCGCTCGCCGCCCTCGAACAGCTGACGGCGCTCGCGGCGGCGCTCGACAGCCTCGGGCCGGTGGCCCAGCGGGCGGTCCGTCACCACCTCCGGAAGACGGCCGGCCGCTGA